The proteins below come from a single Oncorhynchus tshawytscha isolate Ot180627B linkage group LG22, Otsh_v2.0, whole genome shotgun sequence genomic window:
- the dhh gene encoding desert hedgehog protein encodes MKVSSWWVSLAWLGLLAIFTWSSMVQGCGPGPGYGFRHRSRKLTPMPYKTYFPKLSENNLGASGRSEGKITRNSERFNELVCNYNPDIIFKDEEKTLADRFMTKRCKDCLNKLAIAVMNHWPGTKLRVTEAWDEDGHHPPDSLHYEGRAVDITTSDRVLDKYGMLAQLAVEAGFDFVYYESKHHVHCSVKADHSVAVEKGGCFPAWARVSVAGGGQKTLASLEPGDRVLALSESGHVVLSRVLLLLHQDHESRSTFLVLTTQDGHRLALTPHHLVFLAPHYKLHHSEYQARFASRAKRGDYVLVHGADGRLQPSRVVSVSQEEGVGVYAPLTEHGTLFVDGVLASSYALLEDHRLAHWAFGPLRLLLSVIQLVRGEGTQGAQVTEAERGHTETPPSHCNTHQKSLRVWGNQNLSSPGVYVNTNTSDRQSHWTSVPRNRDIEGGNCDSVPDKVLSVHWYARLLHRLGQICLDPETFHP; translated from the exons ATGAAGGTGTCCTCCTGGTGGGTAAGCCTGGCATGGCTTGGCCTGCTCGCCATCTTCACATGGAGCTCCATGGTCCAGGGGTGCGGGCCAGGCCCTGGGTACGGCTTCCGCCATAGGTCCAGGAAACTCACCCCCATGCCTTACAAGACCTACTTCCCCAAACTTTCTGAGAACAACCTGGGTGCCAGTGGGAGGTCAGAGGGCAAGATCACACGCAACTCAGAACGCTTTAATGAACTGGTGTGTAACTACAACCCTGATATCATCTTCAAAGATGAGGAGAAAACCCTTGCTGACCGCTTCATGACCAAG cGCTGTAAGGACTGCCTCAACAAGCTGGCCATAGCGGTGATGAACCACTGGCCTGGGACGAAGCTGAGGGTGACAGAGGCCTGGGATGAGGATGGCCATCACCCCCCTGACTCTCTTCACTATGAGGGGAGGGCCGTGGACATCACAACGTCGGACCGCGTCCTAGACAAGTACGGCATGCTAGCCCAGCTGGCTGTGGAGGCTGGCTTCGACTTTGTGTACTATGAGTCCAAGCACCATGTGCACTGCTCTGTCAAAGCTG ATCACTCCGTGGCAGTGGAGAAAGGGGGCTGTTTCCCCGCCTGGGCCCGGGTGAGTGTAGCCGGAGGCGGACAGAAGACCCTGGCGTCCCTGGAGCCTGGAGACAGAGTGTTGGCCCTGTCTGAGTCAGGACACGTCGTCCTCAGCCGTGTCCTTCTATTGCTACACCAGGACCATGAGAGCAGGTCCACTTTCCTCGTCCTGACCACACAAGATGGCCACCGCCTTGCCCTCACTCCCCACCACCTGGTCTTCCTGGCCCCCCATTACAAACTCCACCACAGTGAGTACCAGGCTCGGTTCGCCAGTAGAGCCAAACGGGGAGACTATGTACTCGTCCATGGAGCAGACGGTCGACTACAACCATCTCGGGTCGTTTCGGTATCACAGGAGGAAGGGGTGGGAGTTTACGCACCCCTGACTGAACACGGCACTCTGTTTGTGGATGGGGTGCTGGCATCCAGCTATGCACTTCTAGAGGACCACAGACTGGCACACTGGGCATTTGGGCCTCTGAGACTGCTGCTCTCGGTCATCCAGCTAGTTCGGGGGGAGGGCACACAGGGGGCGCAGGTcacagaagcagagagagggcaCACGGAGACACCGCCCAGTCACTGCAACACTCACCAGAAGAGCCTGAGAGTTTGGGGGAATCAGAACCTCAGCAGCCCAGGCGTGTATGTGAATACAAACACTTCCGACAGACAGAGTCATTGGACCTCTGTACCCAGAAACAGAGACATTGAGGGAGGGAACTGTGACTCCGTGCCAGATAAAGTTCTGAGTGTGCACTGGTATGCTAGGCTGCTACACCGGCTTGGACAGATCTGTCTAGACCCGGAGACATTTCATCCCTAA